The Bubalus bubalis isolate 160015118507 breed Murrah chromosome 18, NDDB_SH_1, whole genome shotgun sequence genome contains a region encoding:
- the ARHGAP35 gene encoding rho GTPase-activating protein 35 isoform X2 — translation MMMARKQDVRIPTYNISVVGLSGTEKEKGQCGIGKSCLCNRFVRPSADEFHLDHTSVLSTSDFGGRVVNNDHFLYWGEVGRSLEDCVECKMHVVEQTEFIDDQTFQPHRSTTLQPYIKRAAATKLASAEKLMYFCTDQLGLEQDFEQKQMPDGKLLIDGFLLGIDVSRGMNRNFDDQLKFVSNLYNQLAKTKKPIVVVLTKCDEGVERYIRDAHTFALSKKNLQVVETSARSNVNVDLAFSTLVQLIDKSRGKTKIIPYFEALKQQSQQIATAKDKYEWLVSRIVKNHNENWLSVSRKMQASPEYQDYVYLEGTQKAKKLFLQHIHRLKHEHIERRRKLYLAALPLAFEALIPNLDEIDHLSCIKAKKLLETKPEFLKWFVVLEETPWDATSHIDNMENERIPFDLMDTVPAEQLYEAHLEKLRNERKRAEMRRAFKENLETSPFITPGKPWEEARSFIMNEDFYQWLEESVYMDIYGKHQKQIIDKAKEEFQELLLEYSELFYELELDAKPSKEKMGVIQDVLGEEQRFKALQKLQAERDALILKHIHFVYHPTKETCPSCPSCVDAKIEHLVSSRFIRPSDRNQKNSLSDPNIDRINLVILGKDGLARELANEIRALCTNDDKYVIDGKMYELSLRPIEGNVRLPVNSFQTPTFQPHGCLCLYNSKESLSYVVESIEKSRESTLGRRDNHLAHLPLTLILVNKRGDTSGETLHSLIQQGQQIASKLQCVFLDPASAGIGYGRNINEKQISQVLKGLLDSKRNLNLVSSTASIKDLADVDLRIVMCLMCGDPFSADDILFPVLQSQTCKSSHCGSNNSVLLELPIGLHKKRIELSILSYHSSFSIRKSRLVHGYIVFYSAKRKASLAMLRAFLCEVQDIIPVQLVALTDGAIDVLDNDLSREQLTEGEEIAQEIDGRFTSIPCSQPQHKLEIFHPFFKDVVDKKNIIEATHMYDNAAEACSTTEEVFNSPRAGSPLCNSNLQDSEEDIETPSYSMFREDTPLPSLSKDHSKLSMELEGNDGLSFIMSNFESKLNNKVPPPVRPKPPVHFEITKGDLSYLDQGHRDAQRKSVSSSTWLPPDGFDPSDYAEPMDAVVKPRNEEENIYSVPHDSTQGKIITIRNINKAQSNGSGNGSDSEMDTSSLERGRKAPTVSKPVLYRARCSRLGRFASYRTSFSVGSDDELGPTRKKEEDQASQGYKGDNAVIPYETDEDPRRRNILRSLRRNTKKPKPKPRPSITKATWESNYFGVPLTTVVTPEKPIPVFIERCIEYIEATGSWLPFWKKHQRSEAVSLSGPHTKWPVLSACPVTGDLLFDPLVKVVVSAELLHCNATLSPVT, via the coding sequence ATGATGATGGCAAGAAAGCAAGATGTCCGCATTCCCACCTACAACATCAGCGTGGTGGGATTGTCTGGGACGGAGAAGGAGAAGGGCCAGTGCGGCATTGGGAAGTCCTGTTTGTGCAACCGCTTCGTGCGCCCGAGCGCAGACGAGTTTCATTTGGACCATACCTCTGTCCTTAGCACCAGTGACTTTGGTGGGCGAGTGGTCAATAATGACCACTTTCTGTACTGGGGAGAAGTTGGCCGTTCCCTGGAGGATTGTGTGGAATGTAAGATGCACGTTGTGGAGCAGACCGAATTCATTGATGATCAGACTTTTCAGCCTCATCGGAGCACGACCCTGCAGCCGTATATCAAGAGAGCCGCTGCAACCAAGCTTGCATCAGCTGAAAAACTCATGTACTTTTGCACTGACCAGCTGGGGCTGGAGCAGGACTTTGAGCAGAAGCAAATGCCAGATGGAAAGCTGCTGATTGATGGTTTTCTTCTTGGTATTGATGTTAGCAGGGGCATGAATAGGAACTTTGATGACCAGCTCAAGTTCGTCTCTAATCTCTACAATCAGCtcgcaaaaacaaaaaagcccatAGTGGTTGTCCTGACAAAGTGTGATGAGGGTGTTGAGCGGTACATTAGAGATGCGCATACTTTTGCCTTAAGCAAAAAGAACCTCCAGGTTGTGGAAACCTCAGCAAGATCCAATGTAAATGTGGACTTAGCTTTCAGCACCTTAGTGCAACTCATTGACAAGAGTCGgggaaagacaaaaatcattCCGTACTTTGAAGCTCTCAAGCAGCAGAGCCAACAGATAGCTACAGCAAAAGACAAATATGAGTGGCTGGTGAGTCGCATTGTGAAAAACCACAACGAGAACTGGTTGAGCGTCAGCCGAAAGATGCAGGCCTCTCCCGAGTACCAGGACTATGTCTACCTGGAAGGGACTCAGAAAGCCAAGAAGCTGTTTCTCCAGCACATCCATCGCCTCAAGCATGAGCACATTGAGCGCAGGAGGAAGCTGTACCTGGCAGCCCTGCCCTTAGCTTTTGAAGCTCTTATCCCCAACCTAGATGAAATAGACCACCTAAGCTGCATAAAAGCCAAAAAGCTGCTGGAGACCAAGCCAGAATTCTTGAAGTGGTTTGTTGTGCTTGAGGAGACGCCGTGGGATGCCACCAGCCACATTGACAACATGGAGAATGAGCGGATTCCCTTTGACTTAATGGACACCGTCCCCGCAGAGCAGCTGTACGAGGCCCACTTAGAGAAGCTACGGAACGAGAGGAAACGAGCTGAGATGAGAAGGGCTTTTAAAGAAAACCTGGAGACCTCTCCTTTCATCACTCCTGGCAAGCCTTGGGAAGAGGCCCGCAGTTTTATTATGAACGAAGATTTCTACCAGTGGCTAGAGGAATCTGTATACATGGATATTTATGGCAAACACCAAAAGCAGATTATAGACAAAGCGAAGGAAGAGTTTCAGGAGCTGCTGCTGGAATATTCAGAGTTGTTTTATGAGCTGGAGCTGGATGCTAAGCCCAGCAAGGAGAAGATGGGTGTCATCCAGGATGTGCTTGGGGAGGAACAGCGGTTTAAAGCGTTGCAGAAGCTCCAAGCAGAGCGGGATGCCCTCATTCTGAAGCACATTCATTTCGTGTACCACCCAACCAAGGAGACGTGTCCTAGCTGCCCCTCCTGTGTGGATGCTAAGATTGAGCACTTGGTTAGTTCTCGGTTTATCCGACCATCTGACCGGAATCAGAAGAATTCACTCTCTGACCCCAACATTGATAGAATCAACTTGGTGATCTTGGGCAAGGACGGCCTTGCCCGAGAGCTGGCCAATGAGATTCGAGCTCTTTGTACAAATGATGACAAGTATGTAATAGACGGAAAAATGTATGAGCTCTCCCTGAGGCCAATAGAAGGGAACGTCAGGCTTCCCGTGAACTCTTTCCAAACACCAACGTTTCAGCCCCATGGCTGTCTCTGCCTTTACAATTCAAAGGAGTCTCTGTCGTATGTGGTAGAAAGTATAGAGAAGAGCAGAGAGTCCACACTTGGCCGGCGAGATAATCATTTAGCCCATCTCCCCCTCACTTTAATTTTGGTTAACAAAAGAGGAGACACCAGTGGAGAGACCCTGCACAGCTTAATACAGCAGGGTCAGCAGATTGCTAGCAAACTGCAGTGCGTCTTTCTTGACCCTGCTTCCGCCGGCATCGGTTATGGGCGCAACATCAACGAGAAGCAGATCAGTCAGGTTTTGAAAGGTCTCCTGGACTCCAAGCGCAACTTAAACCTGGTCAGTTCTACCGCTAGCATCAAAGACCTGGCTGACGTCGACCTGCGGATCGTCATGTGTCTGATGTGTGGGGATCCTTTTAGTGCAGACGACATactctttcctgtccttcagtccCAAACCTGTAAGTCTTCCCACTGTGGAAGCAACAACTCTGTTTTACTTGAACTCCCAATCGGACTACACAAGAAGCGCATTGAACTGTCTATTCTTTCATACCATTCCTCATTTAGCATCCGAAAAAGCCGATTGGTCCATGGGTACATTGTTTTTTACTCAGCCAAACGTAAGGCCTCCTTGGCTATGTTACGTGCCTTTCTCTGTGAAGTGCAGGATATTATCCCTGTTCAGCTGGTTGCACTCACTGACGGCGCTATAGATGTCCTGGATAATGACTTAAGTCGGGAGCAGCTGACCGAGGGGGAGGAGATCGCTCAAGAAATTGATGGGAGGTTCACGAGTATCCCCTGTAGCCAACCCCAGCATAAACTGGAGATCTTCCACCCCTTTTTTAAAGATGTGGTGGACAAAAAGAACATCATTGAGGCTACGCATATGTACGACAATGCTGCCGAGGCCTGCAGCACCACCGAAGAGGTGTTTAACTCCCCCCGGGCAGGCTCCCCGCTCTGCAACTCCAACCTGCAGGACTCAGAGGAGGACATCGAGACCCCGTCGTACAGCATGTTTCGAGAAGACACACCATTGCCCTCTCTATCCAAAGACCATTCCAAGCTCTCTATGGAACTGGAGGGAAATGATGGGCTGTCCTTCATCATGAGCAACTTTGAGAGTAAACTGAACAACAAGGTGCCTCCGCCAGTCAGACCAAAGCCTCCTGTGCATTTTGAGATCACCAAGGGGGACCTGTCTTACCTGGACCAGGGCCACAGAGATGCACAGAGGAAGTCCGTCTCGTCGAGCACCTGGCTACCTCCAGATGGGTTCGATCCTTCTGATTATGCTGAACCCATGGACGCTGTGGTCAAGCCAaggaatgaagaagaaaacataTACTCGGTGCCCCACGACAGCACACAGGGCAAGATCATCACCATTCGGAACATCAACAAAGCCCAGTCCAACGGCAGCGGGAACGGTTCTGACAGCGAAATGGACACCAGCTCCTTGGAGCGGGGCCGCAAGGCACCCACGGTGAGCAAGCCAGTGCTGTACAGGGCGAGGTGCAGCCGGCTGGGGAGGTTTGCCAGCTACCGAACCAGCTTCAGCGTGGGGAGCGACGACGAGCTGGGGCCCACCCGAAAGAAAGAGGAGGATCAGGCATCCCAGGGTTATAAAGGAGACAACGCCGTCATTCCATATGAGACCGACGAAGACCCGAGGAGGAGGAATATTCTTCGCAGTCTAAGAAGAAACACTAAG